A window of Paenibacillus sp. 19GGS1-52 contains these coding sequences:
- a CDS encoding hemolysin family protein, whose protein sequence is MIVHTEFEVGRLLLNLLLVLVLVLLNGIFVAAEFSLVKVRQSRLTQLVSEGNKMAGYALKVNKRLDSYLSATQFGITLASLGLGWVGEPAISELLVEPLMYNFGVTDSTVIATVSVIIGFSIITFLHIVLGELAPKSLAIQKTEGTALVLSAPLMFFYNVFMPFIWVLNASANALLRMVGVEPANEAEAAHSEEEIRILMNQSAKSGVIDKDEMKLMDNIFEFSDLLAREVMLPRTDMDVLFSNLTLEENMNIIIETKHSRYPVALEDKDRIIGFIHITDLLFAAPEQQNDLASLVRPILNVPESMEISHVLRLMQKNKAQLTLVVDEYGGTAGLLTVEEIMEEIVGDLHDEFENERPSVERNGEYISVEGRMLIEDVNNITGVVIEDEEVDSIGGWLFKELEGNPAKGKRVIVGNVIFEVEESTRLRITRINIHREPPAREEDNSSGTDED, encoded by the coding sequence ATTATAGTGCATACGGAATTTGAAGTAGGAAGATTGCTGCTTAATCTTTTGCTGGTTCTGGTGCTCGTGTTATTGAACGGTATCTTTGTGGCGGCGGAGTTTTCGTTGGTTAAGGTCAGGCAGTCTCGGTTGACGCAATTGGTCAGTGAAGGCAACAAAATGGCCGGTTACGCATTAAAGGTCAATAAAAGATTGGATTCTTATTTATCCGCTACGCAGTTTGGGATTACCTTGGCTTCACTTGGACTGGGCTGGGTAGGCGAGCCAGCCATTTCGGAGCTGCTGGTTGAACCGCTAATGTACAATTTTGGGGTCACCGACTCTACAGTGATTGCGACTGTATCTGTTATTATCGGATTTTCGATTATTACTTTTCTACATATAGTGCTGGGTGAGCTTGCACCGAAGTCCCTGGCTATTCAAAAAACTGAAGGCACCGCGCTGGTGTTATCCGCACCGCTGATGTTCTTCTATAATGTGTTTATGCCTTTTATCTGGGTGCTTAACGCATCGGCGAACGCACTGTTGCGAATGGTGGGTGTTGAGCCTGCGAATGAAGCCGAAGCGGCTCACTCTGAGGAAGAAATCCGTATTTTGATGAATCAGAGCGCCAAGAGCGGGGTCATCGACAAAGATGAAATGAAGCTCATGGACAATATCTTTGAATTCTCTGATCTGTTGGCCCGGGAAGTTATGCTTCCGCGTACGGATATGGATGTGTTATTCAGTAACCTTACATTGGAAGAGAATATGAATATCATCATCGAAACGAAGCATTCTCGTTATCCGGTTGCGCTGGAGGATAAGGACCGGATTATCGGTTTTATTCATATTACCGATTTGCTGTTTGCGGCACCTGAGCAGCAGAATGATCTCGCGTCACTTGTTCGTCCTATCCTTAATGTGCCGGAGTCTATGGAGATTAGCCATGTGCTGCGGTTGATGCAGAAGAACAAAGCCCAACTTACACTTGTAGTGGATGAATATGGCGGTACAGCCGGCCTGTTGACAGTGGAAGAAATCATGGAAGAGATTGTTGGCGATTTGCATGATGAATTCGAGAATGAGCGGCCAAGTGTCGAACGGAATGGTGAATACATTTCCGTGGAAGGCCGTATGCTGATTGAGGATGTCAACAATATCACCGGCGTGGTTATTGAGGATGAGGAAGTAGATTCCATTGGTGGATGGCTATTCAAGGAGCTTGAAGGTAACCCTGCCAAAGGAAAACGAGTTATCGTTGGGAATGTTATTTTTGAAGTAGAGGAATCAACAAGACTGCGGATTACGAGAATTAATATTCATCGTGAACCACCTGCCCGGGAAGAAGATAACTCCTCAGGGACGGATGAGGATTAA
- the yfkAB gene encoding radical SAM/CxCxxxxC motif protein YfkAB, whose product MNVIRSSSIKELSPSYDPWDPITSLRQQGRHVLTSVEMTVTNLCNMRCEHCAVGDALTAKEGEMLPLKQMLDRLEEVEHLQTISITGGEPMFRAETVKNTIVPLLKYAKERGLKSQINSNLTMPYSRYELLLPYLDVMHISFNYVNGDDFHEVGFANSGHSVSKPAAYRVYDTMIENSRRLSSDGMFISAETMINYRTHTKLPEIHQLIRNMGAKRHEVHPMYATSFASALPVLSLPEMAAAIHDLLDNRDPEMWMLFGTLPFFACSSLEEDQMLLRRLRTEQNVTLRNDPDGRNRVNVNLFTGDVFVTDFADIAAFGNIAGRKLDDIFIEWQTKHPLNQLVNCHCDAASCCGPNLLVADMYYPNVDFKARKAITL is encoded by the coding sequence ATGAATGTAATTAGATCATCATCAATAAAGGAGCTGTCGCCAAGCTACGATCCATGGGATCCGATTACTTCTCTCCGCCAGCAGGGGAGACATGTACTGACAAGTGTGGAGATGACAGTTACAAATTTATGTAATATGCGGTGTGAGCACTGTGCTGTAGGTGATGCTCTGACTGCTAAAGAAGGAGAGATGCTGCCGCTTAAGCAAATGCTTGACCGCTTGGAGGAAGTGGAGCATCTTCAGACGATTAGTATCACAGGCGGAGAGCCGATGTTCCGGGCTGAAACCGTAAAGAATACGATAGTACCCCTGTTGAAATACGCTAAGGAACGTGGCCTGAAGTCACAGATTAATTCCAATTTGACGATGCCATATTCTCGCTATGAGTTGCTGCTTCCCTATCTGGACGTTATGCATATCTCATTCAATTATGTGAACGGCGACGATTTTCATGAGGTGGGCTTTGCAAACAGCGGTCATTCCGTTTCTAAACCAGCGGCCTACCGAGTGTATGACACTATGATCGAGAATTCTCGTCGCTTAAGCAGCGATGGAATGTTCATTTCTGCCGAAACCATGATTAACTATCGTACGCATACCAAGCTGCCGGAGATTCACCAGCTGATTCGTAACATGGGAGCCAAGCGGCATGAGGTACATCCGATGTATGCTACTAGCTTTGCTTCTGCACTGCCGGTGCTCTCGCTGCCGGAAATGGCTGCCGCCATTCATGATCTACTGGACAACCGTGATCCAGAAATGTGGATGCTGTTCGGAACGCTTCCTTTCTTTGCCTGCAGTTCCTTGGAAGAGGATCAGATGCTGCTGCGCAGATTACGGACCGAGCAGAACGTTACGCTTCGCAATGATCCGGATGGACGGAATCGAGTGAACGTAAACCTGTTTACAGGGGATGTTTTTGTGACGGATTTTGCCGATATTGCCGCTTTTGGAAATATTGCAGGCCGTAAGCTGGATGACATATTTATAGAGTGGCAGACTAAACATCCACTTAATCAGTTGGTGAATTGTCACTGTGACGCAGCTAGCTGTTGTGGACCTAATCTTTTAGTGGCAGATATGTATTACCCGAATGTTGATTTTAAAGCAAGAAAAGCGATCACTCTGTAG
- a CDS encoding HD-GYP domain-containing protein encodes MRLVSVNRLQAGMKLGKKIYNDEGLILLADGVELSDPLIKRLAKLDIGYIYIEDSFTEDVIISGMLQDETRNQALKVIRNQFQQMSGASGITKGFYHLDKKFSKLMDNILDDMSLQEDPMIMLLDMHTTDNYLYVHSLNVCLYTLVLAIAHGYSKEELRVIGLGALLHDIGKTQIPIKIVQKPGLLSDEEFRHMQAHTEIGYRILKEEPNIPLLAAHCALQHHERIDGSGYPRGLTGPQIHEYAKWLGVADSYDAMTSNRIYKKAMLPHQAVEALYVGSGTLYEQKQLELFRDRVAIYPLGLTVTLSTGESGVVVKIDPTTPHRPVVRIFRGVEGEEVVPFERDLGKALSIVIIDVADQGEPVRNPT; translated from the coding sequence GTGCGATTAGTATCCGTGAATCGGCTTCAGGCGGGAATGAAGCTGGGCAAAAAAATATATAATGATGAGGGCCTGATTCTGCTCGCAGATGGTGTGGAACTGAGTGATCCGCTGATTAAGCGTTTGGCTAAGCTCGATATCGGCTACATCTACATTGAGGATTCGTTCACGGAAGATGTTATTATTTCAGGAATGCTGCAGGACGAGACGCGCAACCAAGCGCTTAAGGTGATCAGAAACCAGTTTCAGCAAATGTCTGGTGCTTCCGGCATTACTAAGGGTTTTTATCATCTGGACAAAAAGTTCTCCAAGCTTATGGACAATATATTAGATGATATGTCTTTACAGGAAGATCCGATGATTATGCTGCTAGATATGCATACGACGGACAACTATCTGTATGTTCATTCACTAAATGTATGTCTGTATACACTTGTGCTGGCAATAGCTCATGGCTACAGCAAAGAGGAACTCAGAGTCATAGGTTTGGGTGCTCTGTTGCATGACATTGGTAAAACACAAATTCCGATCAAAATTGTACAGAAGCCGGGCTTGCTCAGCGATGAGGAATTTCGTCACATGCAGGCGCATACGGAGATCGGCTATCGGATTCTCAAAGAGGAACCTAATATCCCGCTGCTCGCTGCACATTGCGCATTGCAGCATCATGAGCGTATTGACGGCTCCGGCTATCCACGCGGCCTGACTGGGCCGCAAATTCATGAATATGCCAAATGGCTTGGAGTGGCGGACTCTTATGACGCTATGACCTCGAACCGTATTTACAAAAAAGCGATGCTGCCACACCAGGCAGTCGAGGCGCTTTATGTAGGTTCCGGAACGCTTTATGAGCAAAAGCAACTTGAACTATTTCGAGATCGCGTAGCGATCTATCCATTAGGTCTTACTGTGACTCTCAGTACTGGAGAGAGCGGTGTGGTGGTCAAGATAGATCCTACTACACCACACAGACCAGTGGTGCGTATTTTTAGAGGTGTTGAAGGAGAGGAAGTTGTTCCGTTCGAACGAGATCTGGGCAAGGCGCTCTCCATTGTCATCATTGATGTAGCAGATCAAGGCGAGCCTGTTCGGAATCCGACATGA
- a CDS encoding undecaprenyl-diphosphate phosphatase, producing MDTITAIILAIVEGITEFIPVSSTGHMILTAQLLGFSDQTPIMKTYEIVIQLGAILAIALVYRQRILNLLGIGRKRQVRGGVMPTSRLNLIHVILGIAPALLVAFFARDFIKSLFGATTVLWALVAGGILMIIAEWVNKRKIRITAHELDDLSYGQALAIGFYQIISVLWPGFSRSGSTISGGMLSGVSYKASADFSFLIAIPIMCAASGYELLDSYRYFTSETITYFIIGFLVSFVVAYIVVIIFMKWIQKIRLTHFAIYRFILAALFWLLVMR from the coding sequence ATGGACACTATTACAGCAATAATTCTGGCGATTGTCGAGGGTATCACTGAGTTTATTCCGGTTTCTTCCACAGGACATATGATTTTAACGGCTCAGCTCTTAGGTTTTTCGGATCAGACACCGATAATGAAGACTTATGAAATTGTAATTCAACTAGGTGCGATTCTAGCCATTGCCCTTGTCTACCGCCAGCGTATACTCAATTTACTTGGTATAGGGCGAAAACGTCAGGTCAGAGGTGGTGTAATGCCGACTTCCCGGTTGAATCTGATCCATGTGATTCTGGGTATCGCCCCGGCACTTCTGGTAGCCTTCTTCGCTCGTGATTTTATTAAAAGTCTTTTTGGGGCTACTACGGTACTTTGGGCTCTTGTTGCCGGCGGGATTTTAATGATCATCGCTGAATGGGTAAACAAACGCAAGATTCGTATCACGGCACATGAACTTGACGATTTATCCTATGGACAGGCGCTGGCTATCGGCTTTTATCAGATTATTTCAGTGCTATGGCCTGGATTCTCACGTTCGGGTTCTACAATCTCAGGCGGTATGCTGAGCGGAGTAAGCTATAAGGCTTCAGCGGATTTTTCCTTTCTCATCGCGATTCCGATTATGTGTGCTGCTTCGGGTTATGAGCTGCTGGATTCCTATCGTTACTTCACGAGTGAGACAATAACCTACTTTATTATTGGATTTCTGGTTTCTTTTGTAGTAGCCTATATTGTGGTGATTATATTTATGAAATGGATTCAAAAAATCAGACTGACCCATTTCGCAATTTATCGATTTATTCTAGCGGCACTATTCTGGTTGTTGGTTATGCGTTAA
- a CDS encoding bifunctional UDP-sugar hydrolase/5'-nucleotidase → MPVPQRLTILHTNDIHSHFEMMSPLAAVIAAQKTAARQEPLLLLDVGDHMDRAAVETEGTMGQANIDVMNLTGYDAVTIGNNEGLTFSPEILSAIFTGLQCPVVCCNFVESSTGEPPSWMKRHAILEKDGLRIGVTGATVAFTAFYSLLGWDALDPETALREQCLLLAPQVDVLIILSHLGLPADQLLAERLEGVHAILGGHTHHMLEEPLMINGTAVCGAGKFGRYVGRLVFERQGDETDFKLVTGQCIPVDPTLSEEIISPAVGVHLEHACAVMLETVAITDRELPINLQGESPFGNLLAQAVRRFTGSSLSLVNTGQLLGSLPEGEITTGMLHALCPSPINSCVVKLEGRDIRIALEQSLTEEFRNKVIYGYGFRGHQLGSLAVDGIKILYDPLKMPYDSGIAVFVEGELLDDNREYNVGTLDMFTFGAGYETIMNGKDALFLLPHFLRDLLQMELQRPESLDECVITRWVSKSP, encoded by the coding sequence ATGCCCGTGCCGCAAAGATTAACCATACTTCATACCAATGATATACATAGCCATTTTGAAATGATGAGTCCCTTGGCCGCAGTGATTGCCGCGCAAAAGACTGCAGCGAGACAAGAACCCTTGCTGCTGCTGGATGTGGGTGACCATATGGATCGGGCTGCAGTGGAGACAGAAGGAACTATGGGTCAGGCAAATATCGATGTGATGAACCTGACAGGGTATGATGCCGTCACTATCGGGAATAACGAAGGACTAACCTTTTCTCCGGAGATATTAAGTGCTATCTTTACGGGTCTGCAATGCCCTGTAGTTTGTTGTAATTTTGTGGAGAGTTCAACAGGAGAACCACCGTCTTGGATGAAACGTCATGCTATTCTGGAGAAGGATGGACTTCGAATAGGAGTGACCGGTGCTACAGTTGCATTCACAGCGTTCTATTCACTCTTGGGATGGGATGCCTTGGACCCTGAGACTGCGCTCCGCGAACAGTGTCTTCTTCTGGCTCCGCAGGTAGACGTTCTGATTATTTTATCTCATCTTGGGCTTCCAGCAGACCAATTACTGGCTGAGAGACTGGAAGGGGTGCATGCTATACTTGGTGGGCATACCCATCATATGCTGGAGGAACCGTTAATGATTAACGGCACAGCTGTATGTGGTGCCGGGAAATTCGGACGTTATGTCGGCCGGCTTGTTTTTGAACGCCAAGGAGACGAAACAGACTTTAAGCTGGTGACAGGTCAATGTATTCCGGTTGATCCCACGCTTTCCGAAGAGATTATCAGTCCTGCTGTTGGTGTTCATCTGGAGCATGCCTGTGCAGTAATGTTGGAGACAGTTGCAATAACTGACCGAGAGCTGCCGATTAACCTGCAAGGAGAATCACCCTTTGGCAATTTGTTGGCACAGGCAGTGCGCCGCTTTACAGGGAGCTCGCTATCTCTGGTGAATACAGGCCAGCTATTAGGTTCGTTGCCAGAGGGTGAGATCACTACCGGAATGCTGCATGCTCTATGTCCTTCGCCGATTAACTCATGTGTAGTAAAGCTGGAGGGACGAGATATTCGTATAGCTCTGGAACAAAGCCTTACCGAAGAATTTCGCAATAAAGTAATTTATGGATATGGTTTTCGAGGTCATCAGCTGGGTAGTTTAGCAGTAGATGGCATAAAAATATTGTACGATCCCTTAAAAATGCCGTATGATAGCGGTATTGCAGTTTTTGTCGAAGGAGAGCTTCTGGATGACAATCGCGAGTATAATGTCGGGACGCTAGACATGTTCACTTTTGGTGCTGGATATGAGACCATTATGAATGGAAAGGATGCACTGTTTCTGTTGCCCCATTTCCTGCGCGATCTGCTGCAGATGGAACTGCAACGTCCCGAAAGTCTAGACGAATGCGTGATCACCCGCTGGGTGAGTAAGTCCCCATAA
- a CDS encoding molybdenum cofactor biosynthesis protein MoaE produces MQITIRLFAGLAEIFGSSSLSFDVAENTLTAGKLKELLSASYPDAAPQIAVSLVAIDREYAPDDSPISATAEVALIPPVSGGETGSVTESTADGLYTITDQPLVAEKLLDKVLDAAHGASLIFVGTTREMTQGRRTTALFYEAYIPMALSKLQEIGNEVQKRWNAHCAISHRIGYVGLKEASVIIAVSAAHRDTCYEASRLAIEMLKQAVPVWKKDINESEQQWLGSDQLAAAFENISSTTL; encoded by the coding sequence ATGCAAATTACAATCCGTCTATTCGCTGGGTTGGCTGAAATTTTCGGTTCCTCATCACTGTCCTTTGATGTTGCGGAGAATACTCTAACTGCAGGTAAATTAAAGGAACTCCTCTCTGCCTCCTATCCGGATGCAGCCCCCCAAATTGCAGTTTCTTTAGTTGCCATTGACCGGGAATATGCCCCAGATGATTCACCCATCTCCGCAACTGCAGAAGTTGCGCTTATTCCTCCCGTTTCCGGGGGCGAAACCGGTTCTGTAACCGAGAGTACAGCCGACGGGCTTTACACGATAACGGATCAACCTTTGGTCGCTGAGAAGCTTCTGGATAAAGTACTAGATGCTGCTCACGGAGCCTCGCTGATATTTGTAGGAACGACACGCGAGATGACGCAAGGACGGCGAACAACCGCGCTCTTTTATGAAGCTTATATTCCCATGGCCCTGAGCAAACTTCAGGAGATTGGCAACGAAGTTCAGAAGCGCTGGAACGCTCATTGCGCGATTTCTCATCGCATAGGCTATGTGGGTCTAAAGGAAGCTAGCGTTATCATTGCCGTATCTGCTGCTCATCGTGATACTTGTTATGAAGCTAGTCGGTTGGCGATTGAAATGCTGAAGCAGGCCGTCCCCGTCTGGAAAAAGGACATCAATGAATCAGAGCAACAATGGTTAGGCTCTGATCAGCTGGCTGCTGCTTTCGAAAATATATCATCAACTACTCTTTGA
- a CDS encoding HD-GYP domain-containing protein: MRVHVTDLKPGHFLGEDTFSSRGLHVLPKGTKLRIEEIAKLMQHSVDYVDIEVVTEEPAPKGRASIIKAVTGNFDNMIDGFESVYMEALTQGRFNQSLVDDVLQPSLQSLDKHKDVVSLLLLLDREDDYTYNHSLQVGMLSYYIATWLGYSKRECYEIGRAGYLIDIGKCRISPALLNKPGKLTSLEFEEVKLHTTYGYEIIRNSMDDKHTALVALQHHEREDGSGYPGNLTASEIHPYAQIAAVADIYSAMTTPRVYQSKQELISVLREIHNLSFGKLNPKTVQAFIQHLMPNFIGKRVLLSTGDMGVIVLNNPIDVFRPLVQSGGKFLDLSRDRNIAVVEIYME; the protein is encoded by the coding sequence TTGAGAGTACACGTCACGGATCTAAAACCCGGTCATTTCTTGGGAGAAGATACCTTTAGCTCCAGAGGACTTCACGTATTACCTAAAGGTACAAAACTTCGGATAGAAGAAATCGCCAAGTTGATGCAACACAGCGTAGACTATGTTGATATCGAGGTAGTAACCGAAGAGCCTGCCCCTAAAGGCAGAGCGTCTATTATTAAAGCCGTGACCGGAAATTTTGACAATATGATTGACGGTTTCGAATCTGTATATATGGAGGCGTTGACTCAAGGACGTTTTAATCAATCACTTGTAGATGATGTACTTCAACCCTCGCTGCAATCACTGGACAAACATAAAGATGTCGTCTCTTTGCTACTGCTGCTTGACCGTGAAGATGATTATACCTATAATCACTCCTTACAGGTAGGCATGCTTTCTTACTATATAGCAACTTGGCTCGGATATTCTAAACGGGAATGCTACGAAATTGGCCGAGCCGGGTATCTGATAGACATAGGCAAATGCCGAATTTCACCGGCTCTACTCAACAAGCCAGGAAAGTTAACTTCACTAGAGTTTGAGGAAGTTAAACTCCATACTACATACGGTTACGAGATTATCCGCAATTCCATGGATGACAAACATACAGCTCTGGTTGCCCTTCAGCACCATGAACGTGAAGATGGTTCCGGCTACCCCGGTAATCTGACTGCATCCGAGATTCACCCTTACGCCCAAATCGCAGCTGTAGCTGATATTTACAGTGCTATGACCACACCAAGGGTTTATCAGTCCAAGCAGGAATTGATTTCAGTTCTACGTGAAATCCACAATCTCAGCTTCGGCAAGCTCAACCCAAAAACAGTACAAGCCTTTATCCAGCATTTAATGCCCAACTTCATCGGCAAGCGCGTATTACTAAGCACAGGCGACATGGGTGTAATTGTTCTAAACAACCCCATTGATGTCTTCCGCCCACTAGTGCAGAGCGGTGGGAAGTTCCTCGACCTGTCCCGTGACCGCAATATCGCTGTGGTGGAGATTTATATGGAATAA
- a CDS encoding 6-phospho-beta-glucosidase, with the protein MNKSIKGFPSDFLWGGATAANQLEGAFDADGKGLSSADMVAYIPKAERTNDHAIEISSERIEQILSGEFEARFPKREGIDFYHRYKEDIALFAEMGFKVFRLSINWARIFPNGDDAEPNEAGLQFYDDVFDELHKYGIEPLVTLAHYETPLGLTQKYNGWASRKVVEFFTNYAETVFTRYKAKVKHWITFNEINMMTLSPFTGGGVVIDRSENKLQTIYQALHHQFIASALATKLVHEIIPGSQMGCMLARMESYANTCNPEDVRLNQHENQLNLYFTDVHSLGEYPRYMERYFAENDIVIQKESGDDEILRKNTVDYVAFSYYMTLTVSTNPEGERAQGNLFGGVKNPYLKASEWGWQIDPIGLRIMLNTMYDRYRKPLFIVENGLGAYDKVEADGSIHDSYRIDYHRQHIIQMKEAILDGVELIGYTSWGPIDIVSMSTSEMSKRYGFIYVDLDDDGNGTLARSKKDSFDWYKKVIASNGEQL; encoded by the coding sequence ATGAATAAGAGCATTAAAGGATTTCCATCAGACTTTTTATGGGGAGGCGCCACGGCAGCCAATCAATTAGAAGGCGCGTTCGATGCTGACGGCAAGGGCTTGTCCAGTGCAGATATGGTTGCTTATATACCCAAGGCAGAGCGGACTAACGACCACGCTATTGAAATCAGTTCGGAGCGTATTGAGCAAATACTGTCGGGAGAGTTCGAGGCCCGTTTTCCGAAACGTGAAGGCATCGATTTCTACCACCGCTATAAAGAGGATATTGCCTTGTTTGCCGAAATGGGCTTTAAAGTATTCCGTCTGTCCATTAACTGGGCACGTATTTTCCCAAATGGTGATGATGCTGAGCCGAATGAGGCTGGATTGCAATTTTATGATGATGTCTTTGACGAATTGCATAAATACGGAATCGAACCGCTAGTGACGCTGGCTCATTATGAAACTCCGCTTGGCTTGACGCAGAAATACAACGGCTGGGCCAGCCGTAAAGTGGTTGAATTCTTTACCAACTATGCTGAGACTGTATTTACACGCTATAAAGCTAAAGTGAAACATTGGATCACCTTTAACGAAATTAATATGATGACGCTTAGTCCGTTTACCGGCGGCGGCGTTGTGATCGACCGATCCGAGAATAAACTCCAGACGATCTATCAGGCCTTGCACCACCAATTTATAGCTAGCGCCTTGGCGACTAAACTGGTTCACGAGATCATTCCTGGTTCACAAATGGGCTGTATGCTAGCCCGCATGGAAAGCTATGCGAATACTTGCAATCCCGAGGATGTGCGGCTGAATCAGCATGAGAACCAGCTAAATCTGTATTTTACAGATGTGCACTCCCTTGGCGAATATCCACGATATATGGAGCGTTATTTTGCTGAGAATGATATCGTCATTCAAAAAGAGTCGGGCGACGATGAGATTTTGCGGAAGAATACAGTTGATTATGTGGCCTTCAGCTATTACATGACTTTAACTGTGTCCACAAACCCAGAGGGGGAACGAGCTCAAGGCAACCTGTTTGGTGGAGTTAAGAATCCGTACCTGAAAGCTTCCGAGTGGGGCTGGCAGATTGATCCGATCGGTCTGCGCATTATGCTGAATACGATGTATGATCGTTATCGCAAACCGCTGTTTATCGTAGAAAACGGTCTGGGTGCGTATGACAAAGTCGAAGCGGATGGTTCCATTCATGATTCTTACCGGATTGACTATCATCGCCAACATATTATACAGATGAAAGAGGCAATCTTGGATGGAGTTGAGCTGATTGGCTACACTAGCTGGGGACCCATCGATATAGTGAGCATGTCCACCTCCGAAATGTCCAAACGTTACGGGTTTATCTATGTCGATCTGGATGATGATGGAAACGGGACGCTGGCGCGCTCCAAGAAGGATTCCTTTGATTGGTATAAAAAGGTTATCGCCAGCAATGGCGAGCAACTGTAA
- a CDS encoding PTS glucose transporter subunit IIA has protein sequence MWVVVGLVVSFVLALLLVFVLGFDDPTVASPEQTPEIPTYTANSLIEKEVIVSPLSGSLQSLESLPDEAFASGAMGKGIVIEPSSGRLTSPVNGTITTIFPTGHAIGITSDEGAELLIHVGVNTVKLKGKFFEKRVKEGDKVKQGQLLLEFDVEAIRAAGFITATPIIVTNSANYLDVLKSAEMNVENGEYLLTVVN, from the coding sequence GTGTGGGTTGTGGTCGGTTTAGTCGTGTCCTTTGTACTTGCACTTCTGCTTGTATTTGTCTTGGGCTTTGATGATCCAACCGTAGCCAGTCCAGAGCAAACCCCTGAAATTCCAACTTATACAGCGAATAGTTTAATTGAAAAAGAAGTAATTGTCAGTCCCTTGTCGGGCAGCCTTCAATCGCTAGAGTCTTTGCCAGATGAAGCCTTTGCCTCAGGGGCAATGGGTAAAGGGATTGTGATTGAACCCTCCTCCGGCAGGTTGACTTCACCTGTAAACGGAACTATTACGACGATCTTTCCAACAGGACATGCAATCGGCATCACTTCCGATGAAGGGGCTGAACTCTTAATCCACGTTGGCGTCAATACAGTGAAGCTAAAGGGTAAGTTCTTCGAGAAACGGGTAAAAGAAGGAGATAAGGTGAAGCAAGGACAGTTGCTGCTAGAATTTGATGTAGAAGCGATCAGGGCAGCGGGTTTCATAACGGCTACACCAATTATAGTAACCAATTCGGCTAATTATTTGGATGTCCTCAAAAGCGCTGAGATGAATGTGGAAAATGGGGAATACCTATTAACAGTGGTTAACTAG
- a CDS encoding CAT RNA binding domain-containing protein has product MIIEKVLNNNVLLTKNQKGKEVIVMGRGISFNKVAGDYVDPDKVDKIFLLNENEFTAKLTELLNDIPVAHLELANEIVTYANEILGTELSDNIYLTLTDHIHFAVQRYEKGIVLKNAMLFEIKRFYQKEFSIGMDALKFIHNYTALYFKKNLNSR; this is encoded by the coding sequence ATGATTATCGAGAAAGTCCTCAACAACAATGTCTTGTTGACCAAGAACCAAAAAGGTAAGGAAGTCATTGTGATGGGTAGAGGGATATCCTTTAACAAGGTAGCGGGTGATTACGTCGATCCCGACAAGGTAGATAAAATTTTTCTGCTAAATGAGAATGAGTTCACGGCCAAGCTAACCGAGCTTTTGAACGATATTCCTGTGGCCCATTTGGAATTGGCGAATGAAATTGTTACTTATGCAAATGAGATTCTAGGGACTGAGCTAAGTGATAATATTTATTTGACCTTAACCGATCATATCCATTTTGCCGTTCAGCGCTACGAAAAAGGAATCGTGCTCAAAAATGCGATGTTGTTCGAAATTAAACGCTTCTATCAGAAAGAATTCTCAATCGGGATGGATGCGCTCAAATTTATTCACAACTATACTGCCTTATATTTCAAGAAAAACCTGAACTCACGGTAA